The Carnobacterium divergens nucleotide sequence CCGCGAACACACCTTGCGTTGTAGGTGTTTCGCTTAATTGATTGGCAATTTCTTTTGAAATCATAACTTGTTTATCTAGTGGGTATTTAAACGCTAAGTCCTCATGTTCTTCACTGATTAAAAGTTCAACAATCGGTGCATCATAGTGAATCGCCTCTTCTACTAAATGAAACCCTTCAATCAAATAACGTTTTGCTTTTTCTCTGCCTTTTCTCGTTTGTAATTTTTTCCATTGTTTTACTCGTTCATTTTTAACAGATAGAATTGTCTCCATCGTTATTGCCTCCTAGTTCGCTCTTAACTAAAAGCGTCCTTTGAGTAAACTCAAAAGACGCTTGGTTTGGTTTATTTTTGTGACGTCTTAACTAGTATAACAGATAATTACAATCCAATAAATGGTGCTGGATTCACTGGTGTGCCATTTTCTCGAACTTCAAAATGAAGGTGCACACCGGTTGAGGAACCACTTGTTCCCATAACCCCAATTTGTTGCCCTTGACGAACCGTCTGTCCTGCCACCATTGTTAGGCTTCCAGGTGCCATATGAGCATAGTATGTTTGATAATTGACGCCGTTAATAGCGCCATGATTGATGATTACTAAATAACCATAACCGCCATTGTTGTAATTTGAATACTCTACAACGCCGTCAGCTGCTGCTTTAATTGCTCCACTTCCTGCTAAATCGATTCCTTTATGGAAGGTTTGTGCTCCTGTAAAAGGATCGCTACGGTAACCAAATGGTGACGATACGTACCCATTACTTGGTCGAATAAAGGTTGTTCCTCCTGTACTTGGAGGGGTGGGTGTTTCTTCATTGCTAGCTGGCGGAGTATTAGTTGTTGGCGTCGCCATTTCTTCCGCCTTTTTATCTGCTGCAACTTTTGCTGCTTGTTCAGCCACAATGCGATCTTGTTCAGCTTTTAAATCACTGGTAAGTTTACTTGTTTGCGTGGCAAGTGTATTTTTTTCAGAAATCAAAGTGTTTTTTTCGGCTTCCGTAAGTTGATATTTTGTTGCAATTTGAAGGATTTTATCATCTAGTTCTGATTTTTGAGCATACAAATTATTCTTTGAACGTTCAATTTCATTTTTTAAATTTTCAGCTACCTTTTTTTCATTAATCGCTGCAGTTTCAGCTGTTTTCAATTCTTTTTGATCGTTTTCTTGATCCGTTACAATTTGTTTGTTTGCATACACCAATTGAGTCACGGCCGTTACTTTTCCAATTAAATCAGAAAAATTTTCAGCAGTTAAAACAATCGTTGCTAGACTATGTGTGTCGCCATCCGTTTGGACGAAGCGCGCTTGATTTTCTAATTTCTGTGTACGTTGTTGAATTCGGTCTTCTAAAGTAGCTATTTTTTCTTTTAACTCATTGATTTTTACTTCTGAATCTTTTAAGTTTACTTGTTGCTCTTCTAATTTTTTCATGACGTCGTCGATTTGTTTTTGTAGAGATTGAACTTCTTTTTCTAAAGTGCTTTTTTCAGTTTCTAATGATTGTAATGATTCCTCAGTAGCTTCGATTCCATTTTCAACGGTTGCTGATTTTGACTCAATTTCTTGTTGTTGTTGAGTGATTTCCTCAGTAGTTGCAGCTGATGTTTGCATCATTGGCAAAACTGAAAAAGTTGATACGACTATCGTTGAAATTAAACTTAGTTGAATGATTTTTTTCACAGTGTCCTCCTAATAACTTGTATTCGTTTTCTAAATTATAGCATAGCACTGCTTGTAATATTATATTAGTTTTGTAACAAGCGAGTGGCAAATTGTTACAGCCACTCTTTTTTCCTAATTATGCTATACTATAGTAAGAAAATGTTTTAAAAGGACTGATGAAAATGGATTGGATTTTATTATTACGCTTAATTTTAGCCAGTTTTTTAGGCGGAATCATTGGTGTAGATCGTGAGTTCCGTGCAAAAGAAGCCGGGATTCGGACACATTTTTTAGTGTGCTTAGGAAGCGCCCTTTTAATGATTGTCTCTCAACATGGATTTGGGGACGTTGTGGGTCAACCTGGCTATAGCTTAGATGTGAGTCGTGTAGCTGCACAAGTTGTCAGCGGTATTGGCTTTATTGGAGCTGGTATGATTATCATTCAAAAACAAAGTGTCGTAGGTTTGACTAGTGCAGCTGGTATTTGGGCAACTTCTGGTATTGGTTTAGCTGTTGGTGGTGGCATGTATTGGATTAGTGTGAGTGCTACCCTTTTAACGCTAGTTGGTTTTGAACTATCGAATCTGATGTTTCGAAAAATAGAACATCACACAACTTCTTTTCAAATTTCTACAACAAAAGCAGATTCCTTACCTAAGATTACAGAGCTTATGCAAAGCAAACAAAAAATTTATCAAACTTTTGAATCGAAACGAGAAATTTTTGAAGAAACAAAAGTCTATCACGTTTCTTTCACCA carries:
- a CDS encoding MgtC/SapB family protein yields the protein MDWILLLRLILASFLGGIIGVDREFRAKEAGIRTHFLVCLGSALLMIVSQHGFGDVVGQPGYSLDVSRVAAQVVSGIGFIGAGMIIIQKQSVVGLTSAAGIWATSGIGLAVGGGMYWISVSATLLTLVGFELSNLMFRKIEHHTTSFQISTTKADSLPKITELMQSKQKIYQTFESKREIFEETKVYHVSFTIRTKNYEEEMELVQALQELPHVTVEKIN
- a CDS encoding murein hydrolase activator EnvC family protein, which produces MKKIIQLSLISTIVVSTFSVLPMMQTSAATTEEITQQQQEIESKSATVENGIEATEESLQSLETEKSTLEKEVQSLQKQIDDVMKKLEEQQVNLKDSEVKINELKEKIATLEDRIQQRTQKLENQARFVQTDGDTHSLATIVLTAENFSDLIGKVTAVTQLVYANKQIVTDQENDQKELKTAETAAINEKKVAENLKNEIERSKNNLYAQKSELDDKILQIATKYQLTEAEKNTLISEKNTLATQTSKLTSDLKAEQDRIVAEQAAKVAADKKAEEMATPTTNTPPASNEETPTPPSTGGTTFIRPSNGYVSSPFGYRSDPFTGAQTFHKGIDLAGSGAIKAAADGVVEYSNYNNGGYGYLVIINHGAINGVNYQTYYAHMAPGSLTMVAGQTVRQGQQIGVMGTSGSSTGVHLHFEVRENGTPVNPAPFIGL